DNA sequence from the Streptomyces cinnabarinus genome:
GAAGGTGCGGCGGCCGGCGTCAGCGCGGGCGGACTCCTGCCCAGGCTCGTGCGAGGTGCACACAGTGTCTCCGGTGAGAGGGAAGTCGGGTTCGGGGATCAGCGGGCGGCGTCGACGGGGACTGGGGCGGCGATCAACGAGCGGCGGTCGGCAGGGACTGGTTCAGCAGCGACCGGATCAGCAGGGAAAGGGGCAGCAGCCCTTCCGCGTCGACCTCGACGGGCGCCGCGCGCAGCCGCAGCCTGGGCGCGCACACCTCGGTGCCCCGCGGTCCCCACGGCTCGTCGTCCCTCGTCGTCACCCGGAGCGTCACCCAGACCTCGCCCGCGTCACGGGGGAGCGTGAACGGCAGCGGCACCGCGGCCGTCTCACCGGGCCGCAGATCGGGCAGCTCGGCCGGGGCGGTGAGCGTACGGCCGTCCGCGAGGGTCACCTCCCAGCGGGCGACGAGCCAGTGGAGGCCCCTGAAGCACCGGTGGTTCTGCACCACCAGGCCCTCGTGGCGGAACGATCGCAACAGCACCGGAGCGGTGATCTCCCGGTGCTCGAACACGCGTCTGCCGTCTGTCACGCGCCGCACGATTCCGTGGCCTCAGAACCACCGGATGAAGCCGTCCTGAAGACCCGGCGTTGACTCGATGGCGGCCCAGTGATCGGCGAGCGTGCCGTCGACCGCGCGGCGGGCAACCCGGGTGAGAGCCTGTAGGAGGCCAGGCGCCGACGCGATCGTGCCAGGAAAGACGCACAGGAAAGGTGCAGACGTGAAACTGACGATTCTGGGCGGCGGCGGATTCCGGGTGCCGCTCGTGTACGGGGCGCTGCTGACGGACCGCGGCGAAGGACGCGTGACCCGAGTCGTCCTGCACGACCTGGACCCCAGACGGCTCTCCGCCGTGACCCGGGTGCTGGCCGAGCAGGCCGCCGAGGTCCCCGACGCGCCCGCGGTCACCGCCACCACCGACCTCGACGAGGCCCTGCGCGGCGCCGACTTCGTCTTCTCCGCGATCCGCGTCGGCGGCCTGGAGGGGCGCGCGAACGACGAGCGGGTGGCGCTCGCCGAGGGCGTCCTCGGCCAGGAGACGGTCGGCGCCGGTGGCATCGCCTACGGACTGCGGACCGTCCCGGTCGCCGCGGACATCGCCCGGCGCGTGGCCCGGCTCGCGCCGGACGCCTGGGTCATCAACTTCACCAACCCCGCGGGCCTGGTCACCGAGGCCATGTCCCGCCACCTGGGCGACCGCGTCATCGGCATCTGCGACTCACCGGTCGGCCTCGGCCGCCGTATCGCCCGCGTGCTCGGGGTGAAGAACCCGGCCGAGGCGTGGATCGACTACGTCGGCCTCAACCACCTCGGCTGGGTACGCGGCCTGCGCGTCGCCGGCCGCGACGAACTCCCGCGGCTGCTCGCCGACCCCGCCCTGCTCGGCTCCTTCGAGGAGGGCAAGCTCTTCGGCACCGAGTGGCTGCGCTCCCTCGGCGCGATCCCCAACGAGTACCTGCACTACTACTACTTCAACCGCGAGACGGTCCGCGCCTACCAGGAGGCCGAGCAGACCCGCGGCGCCTTCCTGCGCGACCAACAGGCCCGGTTCTACGACGAGATGGCCGACCCGACCGCGTCCGCCCTGCGCAGCTGGGACCGCACCCGCGCCGAGCGCGAGGCCACGTACATGGCGGAGAACCGGGAGACCGCGGGCGCCGGGGAACGCGACGCCGACGACCTCTCGGGCGGCTACGAGAAGGTCGCCCTCGCCCTGATGCGGGCCATCGCCCGCGACGAGCGCACCACCCTGATCCTCAACGTCCGCAACCGGCACACCCTGTCCGTCCTCGACGACGACGCCGTCATCGAGGTGCCGTGCCTCGTCGACGCCAACGGCGCCCACCCCGTCGCCGTCGACCCGCTCCCCGGCCATGCCACCGGACTCGTCTGCTCGGTCAAGGCCGTCGAGCGCGAAGTCCTCGCCGCCGCCGAGTCCGGCTCCCGGGCCACGGCGGTGAAGGCGTTCGCCCTGCACCCCCTGGTCGATTCGGTGAACGTCGCCCGCAAGCTGGTCAACGGCTACACCGAGGTGCATCCTGGCCTCGGCTATCTTGCGTAAGCGCTTTCTCCGCTCCATCCACTCCACCCGCTCCACCCGCCCGACCCGCTCGCCACCTGGAGACCCTCATGCACGACGAACGCCGGCGGATCGAAGAGCGTGTGGAGCGCCTGCACCACCAGCGGATCAGGCCCGCGCTGTACGCGGCCACCGTGCCCATGGCGGTCGAGTCCTGGCAGGCGCCCGGCGAGCCGGTCCCCTTCGAGGACGCGGCTGCCGCCTCCTACGCCCCCTTCGCGATGGACACCCCGTGGGGCCCGCCCTGGGGCACCACCTGGTTCCGGATGCGCGGAGAGGTGCCCGCCGAGTGGGCGGGCCGGCGCGTCGAGGCGGTCATCGACCTCGGCTTCGTCGGGGACTGGCCCGGCAACCAGGCGGAGGCCCTGGTCCATCTGACCGACGGGACCCCGCTGAAGGCGGTCAACCCGCTCAACCAGTACGTGCCGATCGCCAACCCCGCGACGGGCGGCGAGAGCGTCGACTACCTGGTCGAGGCGGCCTCCAACCCCGACATCCTGGCGAACGGCTTCGCGGGCCCCACCCCGCTGGGCGACGTCCGCACCGCGGGCGACACACCCCTCTACACCTTCAGGCGCGCCGACCTCGCCGTCCTCGACGAGGAGGTCTTCCACCTCGACCTCGATGTGCAGGTGCTGCGCGAACTGATGCGGGAGCTCGGCGACCACGACCCGCGCCGGCACGAGATCGCGCACGCCCTGGACCGGGCGATGGACCTCCTCGACCTGGACGACATCGCCGGCTCGGCCGCCGCGGTGCGCGAGGCCCTCCGCCCCGCGCTGGCCAAGCCCGCGCACGCCAGTGCCCACGTCATCTCCGGCGTCGGCCACGCCCATATCGACTCCGCCTGGCTGTGGCCCATCCGCGAGACCAAGCGCAAGACGTCGAGGACCTTCTCCAACGTCACCGCGCTCGCCGAGGAGTACGACGACTTCGTCTTCGCCTGCTCGCAGGCCCAGCAGTACGAGTGGGTGCGCGACCACTACCCCAAGGTGTGGGCGCGCATCCAGGAGTCGGTGAAGAAGGGGCAGTGGGCGCCGGTCGGCGGTATGTGGGTCGAGGCCGACGGCAACCTGCCCGGTGGCGAGGCCGTGGCCCGCCAGTTCATCCACGGCAAGCGGTTCTTCATCGAGCACTTCGGCATCGAGACCAAGGGCGTCTGGCTGCCGGACTCCTTCGGCTACAACGCCGCCTACCCGCAGCTCGCCAAGCTCGCCGGGAACGAGTGGTTCCTGACCCAGAAGATCTCCTGGAACCAGACCAACAAGTTCCCCCACCACACCTTCTGGTGGGAGGGCATCGACGGCACCCGCATCTTCACCCACTTCCCGCCCATCGACACCTACAACGCCCGCTTCAGCGGCGAGGAGATGTCCCGAGCGGTCCGCAACTACGCCGAGAAGGGCGGCGCCACCCGCTCGCTGGCCCCCTTCGGCTGGGGGGACGGCGGTGGCGGACCCACCCGCGAGATCATGGAGCGGGCGCGCAGGCTGGCCGACTTGGAGGGCTCCCCGAAGGTCGTCGTGGAACACCCGGACGACTTCTTCGCCAAGGCCCGCGAGGAGTACCCGGACGCCCCCGTCTGGGTCGGCGAGCTCTACCTGGAGCTGCACCGCGCCACCTACACCACCCAGGCCCGCACCAAGCAGGGCAACCGGCGCAGCGAACACAGGCTACGTGAGGCGGAGTTGTGGGCGACGACGGCCGCGCTGCACGCGCCGGGCTACGCGTACCCGTACGAGAAGCTGGACCGTCTCTGGAAGACGGTGCTGCTGCACCAGTTCCACGACATCCTGCCGGGCTCCTCCATCGCCTGGGTGCACCGCGAGGCGGAGGCCGAATACGCCCGGGTGGCGGGGGAGTTGGAGGCCCTGACCAGCGAGGCGCTCCGGGCGCTCGGCGCGGGGGAGACCCGGGCCCTGAACACCAGCCCCTTCGAGCGCCGCGAGGTGGTGCGCGGCCGGGACGGCGGCCCCCGGTTCGTCCGCGTGCCCGCGAGCGGCAGCGCCCCGCTCGCGAACGCCTCACCCGGCCACCCCGTCACCGTCGAGGACCGCGCCCTCGACAACGGCCTCGTCCGCGTCGAGCTGGCCGAGGACGGCACCCTGTCCTCCGTCCACGACCACCGCGCCCACCGCGAAGTCCTCGCCGGCCAGGGCAACTTGCTCCGCCTCCACACCGACCTGCCCAACTGCTGGGACGCCTGGGACGTGGACAAGCACTACCGCAACCGCTACACGGACCTGCTGGACGCTGCGGAGATCACCGTCGTCGACCGGGACCCCCTGCTGGGCTCGATCCGGGTCGTGCGCTCCTTCGGCAACGGCTCGAGGATCACCCAGACCGTCACCCTGCGCGCCGACAGCCCCCGGATCGACTTCGAGACCGAGATCGACTGGCACGAGACGGAGAAGTTCCTCAAGGCGGGCTTCCCGGTCGACATCCGCGCTCCGCACTCCTCCGCCGAGATCCAGTTCGGCCATGTCCAGCGGCCCACGCACACGAACACCACGTGGGAGGCGGCCCGTTTCGAGGTCTCCGGCCACCGCTGGGTGCACCTCGGCGAACCCGGCTACGGCGTCGCCGTCCTCAATGACTCCACCTACGGCCACGACGTCTCCCGCACGGTCCGCGAGGACGGCGGTACGACCACCACGGTCCGGCTCAGCCTGGTCCGCGCCCCGCGCGTCCCCGACCCCGAGGCCGACCAGGGACAGCACCGGTTCACCTACTCCCTGCTCCCCGGCGCCACCATCGAGGACGCGGTCGCCGAGGGCTACGCCCTCAACCTGCCGCTGCGGCTGGCGGACACGGCGGCGGCCGAGCCCGTGATCTCCGTGACCGGCGAGGGCGTCACCGTCGAGGCGGTCAAGCTCGCCGACGACCGCTCCGGCGATGTCGTCGTACGCCTCTACGAGTCCCGCGGCGGCCGCGCCCAGGGCACCCTGCGCACCGACTTCCCCCTGACCGGCGCCCACATCACGGATCTGCTCGAACGCCCCCTGTCCGAGGCGAGGATGACCGACGGCACCGTGGCCATCGAACTGCGCCCGTTCCAGATCCTGACCCTCCGCCTGGCGAGGAGCTAGCCCGTGCCGATACAGCCCTGGTTCACCGACGCCAAACTGGGGATCTTCGTCCACTGGGGCGTCTACGCCGTGGACGGTGTCGCGGAGTCCTGGTCGTTCTACGACGGCCGGGTGCCCTACGACCGGTACCTGTCCCAGCTCGACCGCTTCACCGCCGCCCGGTACGACCCGCGGGCGTGGGCACGGCTCTTCGCCCGCGCCGGTGCCCGGTATGCGGTGCTCACCAGCCGGCATCACGACGGAGTCGCCCTGTGGGACTCCGCCCACGGCGGCCTGAACGTGGGACGCGACCTGATCGGCGGGTACGCGGACGCGCTGCGCGAGGAGGGCCTGAAGGTCGGCCTGTACTACTCGCACTCCGACTGGAGCCACCCCGACTACGCCTCCACCCGTAAGCCCGGCCGCCCGCCGGAGCAGGAGGACAACCGCTACTCGGAGGCCGCCGCGGAGTCCGAGGACCTCGACGCCTGGGAGCGTTACCTCGCCTACCGGGACGGACAGATCCGCGAGCTCACCTCCCGCTACCGGCCCGACCTGCTGTGGTTCGACGGGGAGTGGGAGCGCAGTGCGGAACAGTGGCGGATCCCCGAACTGGCCGCCCTGATCCGCTCCGAGGTGCCCGATGTCGTCCTCAACGCCCGCATGCCGGGCGAGGGTGACTACGCGACCCCCGAGCAGGGCGCCCCGGTGATCCCGCCGGAGGGCCCCTGGGAGCTGTGCCTGACCATCAACGACTCCTGGGGCTTTCAGCACCACGACCACCACTACAAGTCCCTCGGCCAGCTGGTGCGCTACTTCACCGAGACGATCGGCGGGGGCGGCAACCTCCTCCTCGACGTCGGCCCCCGCGAGGACGGCACCATCCCCGCCGAACAGACCGAGCGTCTTGAGGGCCTCGGCGACTGGATCGCCCGGCACCCGGACGCCGTGTACGGCACCGGGCGCGGGCTGCCCGCCGGGCACCACCACGGTCCCAGCACCCTCTCCGCCGACCGGCGCACCCTGTATCTGACCCTGTTCGACGCGCCGCGCGCCGAGACCGGTGTGCGCGGCCTGGTCAGCAAGGCGCGCCGGGTCACCGTCCTCGGCACCGGCCGGGAACTGCCCCACCAAGTCATCGGCGGGCTGCACGAGACACCGGGCGTGCTGTGGATCGACCCGCCCGCCGCGGCGGACCTCGACCCGCACGCGACGGTCCTCGCCGTCGAACTGGACGGGGAACTGGAGCTGTACCGGGGGGCCGGACGGTCCTGAGCGCGCAGCGGTTGTCCCGGAAACTCCCATGAAGTTTTAAGGGAGCGTAAAGCGCCAGGTCACACCCGGAATCAGGCCCTCCGCGGCGCTGACGCTTTGCCTTCCGGACACCTGGAGTTCGCCTGTTGCCTCTGGGATGCGGAGGCACAAGGGGAAGAGAAAGGTGTGACGGTGCGAGACACGCGCAAGTCGGTGATCGGCAAGGGGCTCAGGCGTCGGGGCAGGCTGATGATCCAGGCGGTGAGCCCGCCGCGCCGCACCCTGAACGCCATCCCGGCCCCCCGGACCGAGGCCGAAACCAAGCAGCCCGCCTACGTCGCCCCGCGCGCCCCGCGCCTGGTCGACTCCCCGGTGTTCGTGCTCTCCTCGGTGCGCTCCGGCTCCACGCTGCTGCGGGTGCTGCTCAACAGCCACAGCCGGATCCGCGCCCCGCACGAGATGCATCTGCGCACCGTCCACGTCCAGCTGACCCGCGGCTTCACCCCGGACGCGATGAAGGCGCTGGAGCTGGACAAGACCGAGCTGGAACACCTGCTGTGGGACCGGGTGATGCACCTGGAGCTCACCCGCAGCGGCAAGGACGTCATCGTCGACAAGACCCCGCCGAACACCCTCATCTGGCCCCGGCTGCACCGATGTTGGCCCGAGGCCCGGTACATCCTGCTGCTGCGTCACCCGGGCGCGATCATCGCCTCCCTCACCGAGCGCCGCAAGGACCCCGACCACGCGGAGATCCTCGCGGAGGTGCTCAACTACTCCGAGAAGCTGGAGGAGGCCCGGCAGACCCTGAACGTCCATGTGGTGACGTACGAGGAGCTGACCGCGGAGCCGGAGCGGGCCACCCGTGCCCTGTGCGAGTACCTCGGCGTCGAGTGGGAGAGCGGCATGCTCGACTACGGCAGCAAGGACCACGGCAGGTTCCGCCCGCAGCTCGGCGACTGGAGCAGCACCATCAAGTCGGGCCGCATCCAGGCCGCCCGCACGGCCGACCCCTCGGTCGAACTGCCGCCGCGGCTGAGGGAGATCGCGATGGCGTGGGGGTACGAGGCATAACCCCGTACCCCCACGCGGGTGCACGTCAGCCGGTGAAGCCGGCCGTGATCGACGTGAACTGCCAGTTGCTCTGGCTGATGCCGGAGCAGTTGCTCACCACTCCCCCGCCGGGGCACGGCCGGTCACGGTTGACCGACCAGAAGGCGAGCCGCGCGATGTGGTGGGAGTTCGCCCAGTCCCGGATCTGCGTCCAGGTGCCCGGCGAGGTGAGCTCCTGCTGGTCGCTCAGCCCGTTCATGCCGGAGATCCCGATGTGGGCGTAGGCGGTCGCGTCGTTCCACCCGAAGGCGGACTTCAGCTTGTTCTTCAGCCCCTCGGTCGCGTTCACGGTGTTGCCGTACATGTCCGCGCCGCCACCGAAGTCGAACGGCATGATCGTGAACACGTCGATATTGGCGTTCAGCGCCTTGGCCTGGTCGATGAGCCGGTTGCCCCAGTAGGTCGGGCCGGTGGTCGAGGTGCCGAAGGTGATGATCGTGCGCAGGCCCGGGTTGTTGGCCTTGACGATCCTCAGGGCGTTGAGGACGCGGTCCTGCACGACCGCGTTCTCGAATTCGTCGGTGTTCTCGATGTCGACGTCGATGGCCTTGAGACCGTAGGCGTCGATCACCCGCTGGTAGGCACCGGCCAGCGCCTCCGCGGTGGAGCAGTTCGGCCCGAGCTTGTTGCCGCTCCAGCCGCCGATGGAGGGCACGATGTCACCGCCCGCCGAACGGATCGAGTTGATGACGGCCTGGTCGTTGCCGCCGGTCAGTGGACGGTTGCCGTCCCAGGCCGGGTTGCAGCCGCCGGAGGAGAGGATGAACGCCATCGTGTACCACTTGATGCCGGTCGCGCTCATCACCGAGGTCGCGCTCGGCGGGTCGCCCCAGCCCAGGTACAGATAGGGCGCGGCCTGCTTGAATCCGCCGGGGTCGCCACCGCCCGGATCCGTGGTCACGGACACCGCGTTGGAGGCGGGCGAGGTGTTCCCGGCGGCGTCCCGGGCCCGCACGGTGAAGGTGTGGGCGGTGCTGGGGGAGAGCCCGCTCACCGTGGCGCTCGTACCGGACACGCTGAGCACCTGGTTCGAGCCGCTGTAGATGTCGTACGAGGTGACACCCACGTTGTCGGTGGAGGCGTTCCACGCCAGCGAGACGCTGGAGGAGGTCTTGCCGGTGGAGCGCAGGTTGCCGGGCGCGGTGGGCGCCTGGGTGTCCGAGCCGCCGCCCGGACCGTCGAGGCTGATGTCGTCGGCGTGATAGGTGCCCTGCGCGTACCAGCCGTGCGTGTAGACGGTGGCCGAGGTCTGCGCGGCGCCCGTCGTGAAGGACACGCTGAGCTTGCTGTACGCCGACGGCGAGCTGGTCCAGGTGGAGGCGCCGCCGTCCACACCGAGGTAGACATAGCTGCCGCGCACCCAGCCGCTGAGCGTGTAGGCGGTGTTCGGCTGGACCCGTACGGTCTGGCCGCACTTGGCGATGTCGCTCGAACTCACCGCGCCCTGAAGGGCCCTGGAACCGCCGTGCACGGGCGAGGAGACGACCGAGCCGAGGTTCCCGGTGCAGGACCAGGGGGAGAGGGCGCCGGACTCGAAGCCGGGGTTGGACAGGATGTTGGCCGCGTGGGCCGTGCCGGGCAGGGCGACCGCTCCGGTGAGCGCGAGGGCCGCCGAGCCGAGCAGAGCGAGAAGGCGACGTCTGGAACGTCCGAACAGTGAGGTGCGCACGCGAACTCCCTGAAGAGTGGGGATGGTTCGGGAGGTGGTGCAGAAGAGTGCGCAACCAAATTGGTATGGACCAACCGGCCTGTCAAGAACCTGTGCGGCAATTGGTCCATACCGGGTGGGTGACTAGAGCGGCAACGCCTGACCCGCCCTCGCCTCCAGGGAGTTGACGGGCGCGGGCACGGCGGGCAGCGCCTGCTGGGGCTCCTCCAGCCGCTGTTGGGGCAGGGACACGCCACGTAGCGGCCGAGGCCCCGAGACGACCGTGTAGTCCTGGCCGAGGAACGGCGGAGCGATCTCGCCCGGGTCCTCGCCGAGCGCCAACTGCACAGCCGCCCAAGGCGCGTTGACCCCGCACAGTGACAGCTGGTGCAGCCCGCCCGCCGGCCGCGTGTTGACGTCCATCAGCACCGGCCGGTCCCCGAACATCCGGAACTGGATGTTGGAGAGGTAGTGCAGCCCGAAGCCCTCGGCGATGGCCCGCGCGGGCTCCAGCCACTGCTCGTGCAGGGTGAAACCACGTCGGCGGCCGTTCTTGGTGCGGCCCACCGCCATCCGGATCCGGTTGTCCGGGCCGGTCAGACAGTCCACCGACACCTCCGGCTGCTCCAGCCGCGGCATGACCAGCCAGTCGACCTCCTCCTCGGACTGCGCCAGCGCGTCCAGGACCAGGTCAAGCGGCACATACGGGCTCGGGAAGCCGGTCAGGTGCATCATCGAGAAGGGCGCGCGCGTGATCACGCGGAAGCCCACTCCGCCGGCCCCGGACGCGGGCTTGAAGCACGCCTTGTGGCCGCCCGCCTCCAGCTCCTCCACCGCGGCGACCAGTTCCTCGGCGCCCCGCACCCGCCACCACGGCGGCACCGGCACCCCGATCGCCTGGACCGCCTCGTAGGCGATCACCTTGTCGTGGAAGACGGCGACGGCCTCCGGCGGCGGCGCCAGCAG
Encoded proteins:
- a CDS encoding 6-phospho-beta-glucosidase, which codes for MKLTILGGGGFRVPLVYGALLTDRGEGRVTRVVLHDLDPRRLSAVTRVLAEQAAEVPDAPAVTATTDLDEALRGADFVFSAIRVGGLEGRANDERVALAEGVLGQETVGAGGIAYGLRTVPVAADIARRVARLAPDAWVINFTNPAGLVTEAMSRHLGDRVIGICDSPVGLGRRIARVLGVKNPAEAWIDYVGLNHLGWVRGLRVAGRDELPRLLADPALLGSFEEGKLFGTEWLRSLGAIPNEYLHYYYFNRETVRAYQEAEQTRGAFLRDQQARFYDEMADPTASALRSWDRTRAEREATYMAENRETAGAGERDADDLSGGYEKVALALMRAIARDERTTLILNVRNRHTLSVLDDDAVIEVPCLVDANGAHPVAVDPLPGHATGLVCSVKAVEREVLAAAESGSRATAVKAFALHPLVDSVNVARKLVNGYTEVHPGLGYLA
- a CDS encoding alpha-mannosidase; its protein translation is MHDERRRIEERVERLHHQRIRPALYAATVPMAVESWQAPGEPVPFEDAAAASYAPFAMDTPWGPPWGTTWFRMRGEVPAEWAGRRVEAVIDLGFVGDWPGNQAEALVHLTDGTPLKAVNPLNQYVPIANPATGGESVDYLVEAASNPDILANGFAGPTPLGDVRTAGDTPLYTFRRADLAVLDEEVFHLDLDVQVLRELMRELGDHDPRRHEIAHALDRAMDLLDLDDIAGSAAAVREALRPALAKPAHASAHVISGVGHAHIDSAWLWPIRETKRKTSRTFSNVTALAEEYDDFVFACSQAQQYEWVRDHYPKVWARIQESVKKGQWAPVGGMWVEADGNLPGGEAVARQFIHGKRFFIEHFGIETKGVWLPDSFGYNAAYPQLAKLAGNEWFLTQKISWNQTNKFPHHTFWWEGIDGTRIFTHFPPIDTYNARFSGEEMSRAVRNYAEKGGATRSLAPFGWGDGGGGPTREIMERARRLADLEGSPKVVVEHPDDFFAKAREEYPDAPVWVGELYLELHRATYTTQARTKQGNRRSEHRLREAELWATTAALHAPGYAYPYEKLDRLWKTVLLHQFHDILPGSSIAWVHREAEAEYARVAGELEALTSEALRALGAGETRALNTSPFERREVVRGRDGGPRFVRVPASGSAPLANASPGHPVTVEDRALDNGLVRVELAEDGTLSSVHDHRAHREVLAGQGNLLRLHTDLPNCWDAWDVDKHYRNRYTDLLDAAEITVVDRDPLLGSIRVVRSFGNGSRITQTVTLRADSPRIDFETEIDWHETEKFLKAGFPVDIRAPHSSAEIQFGHVQRPTHTNTTWEAARFEVSGHRWVHLGEPGYGVAVLNDSTYGHDVSRTVREDGGTTTTVRLSLVRAPRVPDPEADQGQHRFTYSLLPGATIEDAVAEGYALNLPLRLADTAAAEPVISVTGEGVTVEAVKLADDRSGDVVVRLYESRGGRAQGTLRTDFPLTGAHITDLLERPLSEARMTDGTVAIELRPFQILTLRLARS
- a CDS encoding alpha-L-fucosidase; this encodes MPIQPWFTDAKLGIFVHWGVYAVDGVAESWSFYDGRVPYDRYLSQLDRFTAARYDPRAWARLFARAGARYAVLTSRHHDGVALWDSAHGGLNVGRDLIGGYADALREEGLKVGLYYSHSDWSHPDYASTRKPGRPPEQEDNRYSEAAAESEDLDAWERYLAYRDGQIRELTSRYRPDLLWFDGEWERSAEQWRIPELAALIRSEVPDVVLNARMPGEGDYATPEQGAPVIPPEGPWELCLTINDSWGFQHHDHHYKSLGQLVRYFTETIGGGGNLLLDVGPREDGTIPAEQTERLEGLGDWIARHPDAVYGTGRGLPAGHHHGPSTLSADRRTLYLTLFDAPRAETGVRGLVSKARRVTVLGTGRELPHQVIGGLHETPGVLWIDPPAAADLDPHATVLAVELDGELELYRGAGRS
- a CDS encoding sulfotransferase family protein; this encodes MRDTRKSVIGKGLRRRGRLMIQAVSPPRRTLNAIPAPRTEAETKQPAYVAPRAPRLVDSPVFVLSSVRSGSTLLRVLLNSHSRIRAPHEMHLRTVHVQLTRGFTPDAMKALELDKTELEHLLWDRVMHLELTRSGKDVIVDKTPPNTLIWPRLHRCWPEARYILLLRHPGAIIASLTERRKDPDHAEILAEVLNYSEKLEEARQTLNVHVVTYEELTAEPERATRALCEYLGVEWESGMLDYGSKDHGRFRPQLGDWSSTIKSGRIQAARTADPSVELPPRLREIAMAWGYEA
- a CDS encoding carbohydrate binding domain-containing protein, which produces MRTSLFGRSRRRLLALLGSAALALTGAVALPGTAHAANILSNPGFESGALSPWSCTGNLGSVVSSPVHGGSRALQGAVSSSDIAKCGQTVRVQPNTAYTLSGWVRGSYVYLGVDGGASTWTSSPSAYSKLSVSFTTGAAQTSATVYTHGWYAQGTYHADDISLDGPGGGSDTQAPTAPGNLRSTGKTSSSVSLAWNASTDNVGVTSYDIYSGSNQVLSVSGTSATVSGLSPSTAHTFTVRARDAAGNTSPASNAVSVTTDPGGGDPGGFKQAAPYLYLGWGDPPSATSVMSATGIKWYTMAFILSSGGCNPAWDGNRPLTGGNDQAVINSIRSAGGDIVPSIGGWSGNKLGPNCSTAEALAGAYQRVIDAYGLKAIDVDIENTDEFENAVVQDRVLNALRIVKANNPGLRTIITFGTSTTGPTYWGNRLIDQAKALNANIDVFTIMPFDFGGGADMYGNTVNATEGLKNKLKSAFGWNDATAYAHIGISGMNGLSDQQELTSPGTWTQIRDWANSHHIARLAFWSVNRDRPCPGGGVVSNCSGISQSNWQFTSITAGFTG
- a CDS encoding ATP-grasp domain-containing protein, with the protein product MVSRVRVWLNRTYAENVFFMDQLRRNPSDRAVEIHATHGDADSPVLAAADTADLEPEGLSPAGYVEYALDQCVRRGIDVFVPRLHQSAVVAHRAEFEAAGTALLAPPPEAVAVFHDKVIAYEAVQAIGVPVPPWWRVRGAEELVAAVEELEAGGHKACFKPASGAGGVGFRVITRAPFSMMHLTGFPSPYVPLDLVLDALAQSEEEVDWLVMPRLEQPEVSVDCLTGPDNRIRMAVGRTKNGRRRGFTLHEQWLEPARAIAEGFGLHYLSNIQFRMFGDRPVLMDVNTRPAGGLHQLSLCGVNAPWAAVQLALGEDPGEIAPPFLGQDYTVVSGPRPLRGVSLPQQRLEEPQQALPAVPAPVNSLEARAGQALPL